Sequence from the Polyangium spumosum genome:
GAAGGGCGAGGCATGCAGGCCGATGGTGGTGGCGCGCTTGCCGTAGCCCTCCTCGACGAACGCGCCGATCTCGGCGCCGAACATCATGAAGTTGATCTGCGGTCCGATGGCCCAGCGCCCGTGCGAGAACCCGACGGTCTGGGCCTGCGCGAAGGCGCCGAGGCCGAAGCCGAACGCACTCACGGGATATCGCACGTACGAGAGCTCGAAGCCGAGGGCGCCGACCGGAGGGCCATCGACGTGGCCCGTGAGGCCAAAGAGCGGGCCGATGCCCACGAAATTCTTGGCCTGGCGCTGGTTGCCGCGGCTCTGCGCGGGCGGATCAGGCGAAGGGAGCGCCTCGTCGGCGCGCGCCGCGGTCGTGGCGAGGCCCGCGGCGAGCCCAAGGCACGAGCAAACGAGCCGAACGAGAGCGCTGTGGCGCATCGCGGCGGAGGATACATGGTTCGGAGGCGCTGGCCAGCCGGTTTGGAGGGGAGCGGATCGGCTCGGCCGTCGGGCGCGTCCGGGACGGGGTCTCGGGGACGACGCCGTTGCGCTGCTGGGGCTTTGCCCCAGACCCCACCAGGGGCTGTCCGCCCCTGGACCTGGACCAGGCACGGCCTGGACCGAAAGTCGATGAACTGCGCTCCGCGCAGTTCATCGAACAGCCGCAGTCAAGACCAACGACGACCCTGCCAACCAAGACAGCCGCGCTGCTGGTTCTGCTGGCACCGTGGCTTGTTCGTCGGCCTGTGGGGTAAACTGCGCGTAGCGCAGTTTTCCCCCCTGAGGTCCAGGGCTTGCCCTGGCGCGGGTCGAGGGGCGCGTAGCCCCCGCGGGGTCCGGGGCGGCGCCCCGGTGCGGCGGCCCGGGACAACCGCGGCGACCTCGGCTAGCCTCGCCCCATGCTCCGACGCTCGATGAAGGCCTGGCTCGCGCGGCTCGCGGCGGGCACGCCCACGGTCCCGCTCCGGGACGAGGAGACGGGCTGTACCCTCTGGATCAAGCTCGAGTACATGCTCCCGAGTGGGTCCACCAAGGATCGGATCGCGAGCTTCATCCTTGGCCACGCGGTCGAGTGTGGGGCGCTCCGGGAGGACAGCATCGTCGTCGAGGCGTCGAGTGGGTCGACGTCGATCGCGTTTGCCATGGCGTGCGCCATGATCGGCGTGCGGTTCCGCGCGGTCATGCCCGAGGGGGTGAGCGGCGAGCGCCTGCTCATCATCCGTCGTTATGGCGGCGAGGTCGTGCTCACGCCGCGACAGCTCGGCGTGCTTGGCGCGATCGAGGAGACGCGGCGCCTGGCCGAGGAGGACGGGCGTGTCTTCTGGCCTCGCCAGTTCGAGAATCCTCAGAATGCCCTCGCCCACCAGCGCACGACGGGTCCGGAGCTCATCGCGCAGGTCGGCACCACGATCCATGGGTTCGTCGCGGGCGTCGGGACGGGCGGCACGCTCATGGGCATTGCGCGGGCGCTGGTCGAGGCGGGGCAAAAGGCGGCGATCGGCCGGCCTCGGCCCGAGCGGGGCGTGTGTTTTGCGGGGCAGCCGGAGATCTGCGGTGGGATCCCGGGCGTCGTGGAGGGGCTATCGCAGATCCTCGACGAGGACGCGGTGGGGGGCGTGGTCTCGTTGCCCGTGCCGGACGCGGAGGCCATTCGCGCGGCGCGGGACCTCGTGCTGCAAGGGTTCCCGGTCGGCCCGTCGAGCGGGCTGAACCTGGCGGGCGCGCGGATGCTCGCGCGCAAGCTCGGGCCGGGGCACGACATCGCGACGGTGCTCTGCGACCGGATGGAGCGGTATTTCTCGACGGACATGTTCCAGGATCTGTCGCCGGACGAGGCCGTTCGAAGTACAGGGGGTTTGGGGGCGTAGCTCGGCTCGTCCGAGCGTAGGCCCCAAGCGAAGACCGATGAAGACGAATGCGGTGAGGTTGCTCGATACGCTCGGCATTTCGTACGAGCTCCGCGCGTACGAGGTGGATCCCGAGGATCTGCGGGCCGGGACGGTGGCCGAGAAGATCGGGCTGCCGGTGGAGCAGGTCTGGAAGACGCTCGTTTGTCGAGGGGATCGCGCGGGGGTCTTAATGGCGGTCCTCGCCGGCAATGACGAGCTCGACCTGAAGGCGCTGGCGCGCGCCACGGGGGATCGGAAGGTCGATACGGTGCCGCTGAAGGAGGTGCAGCCGCTCACGGGGTACGTGCGCGGCGGCGTGACGGCGATCGGCGGCAAAAAAGAGTTTTTGGTGATCGTCGACGAGACGATCGAGCTGCACGACGTGGTGAGCGTCTCGGCGGGCGTGCGGGGGCTTCAGATTTTGCTCGCGCCGGCCGATTACGTGCGGGTGGTGAAGGGGAAGCTCGCGTCGATCGCGCGGGGCATGTAGGCGTTCACGCGAGCTGCAGCGCTCGCTCTCCAGCGGCGCCTTCACGACGCGCAGCACCCCTATCGCGTCAGATGCCGGAGCAGCCGCGCCAGGGCGAGCAGCGCACCCGCGCCGATGAGCAGGGCCGCGGCGTAGGCCAGCTTCAGCGGCCCGAGCGCCACGCGTTCTCCCCCGAGCCAGAGCGCTCCCGCGATCTGATCGAGCACACGCAGGACGACACCCGCGCCGGCCAGCGCCACAGGGCCGCCGAGCATCGTGCGCACGTCGGGCGCCGGCTCGTTCGTCACGCTCGGAAGAGGCTCCCGCGGCACCGACGACACGCGCGACTTCGGCGCCGACGAGACCCGCCCGCTCGGCGGAGGTGGCGCCGGATCCACACGCACCGCAGGCAACGACGCGCTCGATCGGCGCTGCCCACTCGCGCCCCAGTCGACGTCGATCGCCGCCGAGAGCGCCGCGCCCGGGTCCCTCGCCGCGGGTGGCTCGGGCACACGCGAGATCCGGCCCCCGGCCTCGGCCGGGCTGTCGGCGAGCATCGTCGACGCGACGTCGAGGCTCGCCGGCGGCGCG
This genomic interval carries:
- a CDS encoding PLP-dependent cysteine synthase family protein, with the translated sequence MLRRSMKAWLARLAAGTPTVPLRDEETGCTLWIKLEYMLPSGSTKDRIASFILGHAVECGALREDSIVVEASSGSTSIAFAMACAMIGVRFRAVMPEGVSGERLLIIRRYGGEVVLTPRQLGVLGAIEETRRLAEEDGRVFWPRQFENPQNALAHQRTTGPELIAQVGTTIHGFVAGVGTGGTLMGIARALVEAGQKAAIGRPRPERGVCFAGQPEICGGIPGVVEGLSQILDEDAVGGVVSLPVPDAEAIRAARDLVLQGFPVGPSSGLNLAGARMLARKLGPGHDIATVLCDRMERYFSTDMFQDLSPDEAVRSTGGLGA
- the ybaK gene encoding Cys-tRNA(Pro) deacylase encodes the protein MKTNAVRLLDTLGISYELRAYEVDPEDLRAGTVAEKIGLPVEQVWKTLVCRGDRAGVLMAVLAGNDELDLKALARATGDRKVDTVPLKEVQPLTGYVRGGVTAIGGKKEFLVIVDETIELHDVVSVSAGVRGLQILLAPADYVRVVKGKLASIARGM